In Daucus carota subsp. sativus chromosome 4, DH1 v3.0, whole genome shotgun sequence, one DNA window encodes the following:
- the LOC108215978 gene encoding uncharacterized protein LOC108215978, with protein MITLCNSHTFFHLKPQFKPSFYIPNLNFKTPFSSHPRKCRPISAEFSAAATEIDMVRTRDGVYTAKPQKVVILWDLDNKPPRGPPYNAAISLKTLAQRFGEVVDFSAYANRHAFVHLPQWVINERRERKNRDLLEKKGVIRPSEMYVCGVCGRKCKTNLDLKKHFKNLHERERQKKLNRMKGLKGKKRQKFKERHISGNVKYMEAAKTLITPKSGYGLAGELRRAGVYVKTVEDKPQAADWAVKRQMLHSMSRGVDWIVLVSDDSDFREMLRKAREGNLGTVVVGDVDRALGSIADLWVSWVGVQNGEVSDDDLVPRRRSEGEVVDEGTGGGGFPGERDLDSVLDELVGVRSKFNELSFEEEESAGFNFDNDSEEEDDDFLWDSEDDELERDYR; from the coding sequence ATGATCACCCTCTGCAACTCCCACACTTTCTTCCACCTCAAACCCCAATTCAAACCCTCGTTTTACATACCCAATCTCAATTTCAAAACCCCCTTTTCATCCCACCCCCGAAAATGTCGCCCCATATCCGCCGAATTTTCCGCCGCTGCCACCGAAATCGACATGGTCCGGACAAGAGACGGCGTGTACACAGCCAAACCTCAAAAAGTTGTCATATTGTGGGACCTCGACAACAAACCCCCACGTGGGCCCCCCTATAATGCCGCTATTTCTCTAAAGACGCTTGCTCAGAGGTTCGGTGAGGTTGTTGATTTTTCAGCCTATGCCAATCGCCACGCGTTTGTTCATTTGCCTCAGTGGGTTATTAATGAGCGGAGGGAGCGAAAAAATCGGGATTTGTTGGAGAAGAAGGGGGTGATTAGGCCGAGTGAGATGTATGTTTGTGGGGTTTGTGGGAGGAAATGCAAGACTAATTTGGATTTGAAGAAGCATTTCAAGAATTTACACGAGCGAGAGCGGCAGAAGAAGTTGAATAGGATGAAGGGTTTGAAGGGGAAGAAGAGGCAGAAGTTTAAGGAGAGGCATATTAGTGGGAATGTGAAGTATATGGAGGCTGCCAAGACTTTGATCACTCCCAAAAGTGGGTATGGATTGGCGGGGGAGTTGAGGCGGGCTGGGGTTTATGTTAAGACGGTGGAGGATAAGCCTCAGGCGGCGGATTGGGCTGTGAAGAGGCAGATGTTGCATTCCATGAGTAGAGGTGTGGATTGGATTGTGTTGGTGTCGGATGATTCGGATTTTAGGGAAATGTTGAGGAAGGCGAGGGAGGGGAATTTGGGAACAGTGGTTGTTGGGGACGTGGATAGGGCGTTGGGGAGCATTGCGGATTTGTGGGTTTCGTGGGTTGGTGTGCAGAATGGGGAGGTGAGTGATGATGATTTGGTGCCGAGGAGGAGGAGTGAGGGTGAGGTTGTGGATGAGGGGACTGGCGGTGGAGGGTTTCCTGGGGAGAGGGATTTGGATAGTGTGTTGGATGAGCTTGTTGGAGTGAGGAGTAAGTTTAATGAGCTGAGTTTCGAGGAGGAAGAGTCAGCAGGTTTTAATTTTGATAACGATAGTGAAGAAGAGGATGATGATTTTTTATGGGATAGCGAGGATGATGAATTGGAACGAGATTATAGATAA